The Alphaproteobacteria bacterium genome includes a region encoding these proteins:
- a CDS encoding DUF3106 domain-containing protein, with amino-acid sequence MKKLLSLVLLAGFAAFMLMTPAHAEDAAGSTTADQQAIDTVTDDMIVDTSATGADTAAMANKPMKKPYDQLSPEERKLYWKGRRDKWDSMTPEEREAAKAKGRERWQNMSPEQREATKQKMKERFDSLPPEKKEAIKQERQEKREARREKFKNMTPEERAALKEKRKEKFEHMTPEQKSAVKERREDRREHRKEMREQMGEHHGNPPGPMGGPGAGPHGEKHHAKGMMEHGMKKEHQRAQDHAPAPATETAPAPASNEAVPQ; translated from the coding sequence ATGAAAAAACTTCTTTCCCTCGTATTGTTAGCGGGCTTTGCCGCCTTTATGCTAATGACGCCGGCACATGCCGAAGACGCAGCCGGTTCGACAACCGCCGATCAACAGGCAATCGATACGGTTACCGACGATATGATCGTCGATACATCTGCGACCGGCGCCGATACTGCGGCGATGGCGAACAAGCCAATGAAAAAACCGTATGACCAATTATCGCCGGAAGAACGGAAATTATATTGGAAAGGCCGCCGCGATAAATGGGACAGCATGACCCCGGAAGAACGCGAAGCCGCCAAAGCCAAAGGCCGCGAACGTTGGCAGAATATGTCGCCGGAACAGCGCGAAGCCACCAAGCAGAAAATGAAAGAACGTTTTGACAGCCTGCCGCCGGAAAAGAAAGAGGCGATCAAGCAAGAACGCCAGGAAAAACGCGAAGCGCGCCGGGAAAAATTCAAAAACATGACTCCGGAAGAACGCGCGGCGTTGAAAGAAAAGCGCAAAGAAAAGTTCGAACATATGACCCCGGAACAAAAATCCGCGGTTAAAGAACGCCGCGAAGACCGCCGGGAGCATCGTAAAGAAATGCGCGAGCAAATGGGCGAACATCATGGCAATCCTCCAGGCCCAATGGGCGGTCCTGGCGCCGGCCCACATGGCGAAAAACATCATGCGAAAGGCATGATGGAACACGGCATGAAAAAAGAACATCAGCGGGCGCAGGATCATGCTCCTGCTCCGGCAACGGAAACTGCGCCAGCACCGGCATCGAACGAAGCCGTGCCGCAGTAA